aAAAAGAGAAATCCCATCCTGAAGTACATCGGCAAACCCCGGAACACATCCCAGTccagtaaatacacacacacacattcatacatagAGTTTGTCGAGGTTTGTCGAGCGCTGACAGCATCGGCCCACTGGCACACCACATTAGAAGCACgctgacacgcacacacatgtgaCACCGTCACTCGATGTGTCTGTCAGACGATATTGATTTCTTTCTGCCCTCTGTTTGcccttttattgttttacaggtttatttattgatttatggaTTTTTCATTGTGTCCCGTTGTTCTGatttcattgtttctgtttGGTTCATTTTGGTTTTGTAGCATTCCATGTCCCGTTGTCACCCACCGaaggtatttatttttatatcacTGCACTtctttgcttttattctttgGTTAAATTTTGCTTATTATAAGTTATTCTTCATAGATTCCAGCTCACTTTATACACATCAGCCCTTTCtgctgattgtgtgtgtgtctgtgctgttttaTCACACTGTGTAATCGTCTGTGTGTGCAGTCCGTCCCGGCAGTGTGAGGAACATCATTCAGCAGTTTGAGAATAACACCGACACCgtgggagaggagggaggagacgcTGCCGACGTCCAGAGGctctcctccagcagcctgGGAGAAGACAGCATGGACAGGTACCCCTGAAGTCTAACTGGAGTATAAACTCAACATCAGCTTACAGGAACTTTCACGCTTAATGatttcataaaatgtttttctgtcacgCAGCCCTACGGTCTTAGTGCGTCTGGCACGTAGCGAGTCGTTGAAGGCTCAGGGAGAAGGGCGTCGGCGGGGCGTCGTCTCGGGGACGGAGTCCGTCCCTCGCTCTCGTAGCGACGTGGACATGGAGGACTgcggggaggagagggaggggccGGGCCTCAGGCCGCTGCAGCACAGCGCCTCGTCGtccgcctccagcagctctgcacGGTAAAGATGAGATGATACTTGGATACAGACTTCTTTTAAAACGATACTAAGGTTGGGTTTGAAAATGCTTCTCCGATTCACATTAATCTTCATTTGAATTATTCAGTTTCGATTAATAAAAATCCCCTGATCAGTCATTTattatatatctttatattttttaaccACAAGTCTCTGACgacatttaattaaattctttatgcaaacattaatatttttaatactgCACCAGGATGGAGCTCAAAATGAGCTTCAAGGACTCAAACCTCTCCCCTTTTAATGGGAGCTTTACATCCCAAACAACCCGGACCTCatgccatctctctctccactctctctcacactcaggTCTCTAGAGAACCCTACACCCCCATACACCCCTCGGTCTAGACGCAGGTGAGTTTCCTCGTCACCCCCCTAGATGATTGATGACCAGTTTAACTAATTGTCTGGCAGGAACTATAAATAAAGACGGCTGGCTTCTTTCCCACATGCAAAACTGAAGGTTTGGTGtacaagaaagaaagacattttttataatAGCCACGTTTGTGTTcagaattgtttattttatccatATAATACGTATGTTTTCTGCAACGACCTGTCCATCCCCCTGTCTATCCACGTCGGTCAATCTacctttgtttatgtgtgtgcgtgtgaccCTGCAGGAGTGTCGACTCACCATTGGCGCTGCTGCCGGACACCGCGgcgctggaggaggaggtgtgcgACGGTCAGAACTGGCAGGACACggttcctcctcagctcctcgCCACACTCAGTCCGAGGGAGGTGGACAGACAGGCCGTCATATACGGTAGGAGTCAATAACTAGTGTCCGTTGTTAATAATAGATCACAGGTATCTCGTGGTCGTTCGCCGATGTGTAATTATCTGCGTTTGCTTCCCCGTCATCAGAGCTGTTCACCACCGAGGCGTCTCACCTGCGGACCTTGAGGGTCCTGGACCAGGTCTTTTTCCAGAAGATGAGGTCTGTGCTGAACTCTGATGAGCTGGCCTGCATCTTCCCAAACCTGCCCCAGGTCTATGAACTCCACGGTCAGTCTGTGtgctctttctttgtgtgtgtcagggtttTTATATGCAGGTCTTTACACctattttcaaatcaaacatgaaaCTATGAAGCATGGAGAGACACTACTGGTGACTAGGATACAATTTTAACTCATATATCACCATGACacttttttcagattttgttttgtattggaataagcaaatgaaaaaaagtgacCAGTGTatgaaaaaacactgtttttacctgtagtgtctccccttAAAAAAGGGAAATTGAAGAAATGTCATGTCCATGCTCTGtgcttcttctgtctctgtttctgtgtgcacaTTAAAGTGAGTTGTACTTTGAGTCAACATGTATTCAGGCCTGTATTCTGCCAAGTAAATAATAATTACTGAAGCAAATACCAGGCGAAGGTCGTAACCGTTGAATGCAATCTCAGTCTGAGTCAATATGTGCTCTGGGCTTTAATTTAGAACATGGAAGTATATGGTGTTAAATAATTGCCACACTAGAATAgcaaagtgttttgttttgtaccaTATGATTAGCTGGTACCGTTTGAAATAAATTGTATTAGTCACTCTTCATGTTGCTCCTGCGTTGCTTCTTCGCAGCGAGTCTGTGCGAGGCGATGAAGAAGCGAAGAGAAACTCCCATCGTTCAGGACATTGGGGATGTCATGCTGGCCAGGGTGAGTGAGATGATCACCGACATCATTTTATCTCAATTTTCATCATCTAATTTCTGCTGTAATGTGAGAGGCGTTTGCTGAATTTAGTGTGTTAACAGTGGTGTGCGTTTCTTAGTTTGAAGGTGCAGCCGGAGACGAGTTTCAGGAACAAGCGTCACAGCTGTGCAGCCAGCAGTCTCAGGCCCTGGAGCTCATCAAGAACAAGCAACGCAAAGACCCTCGCTTCGCTCACATCATCCaggtacacactcacacacgcaagcacacacacttgtaGATATATACATACGTGTAGCTGTTGTGTGCTTATTTATGTGACATTTGTTCAGGAGTGTGAAGCTAGTCCTCACTGTCGGAGGCTGCAGCTCAAAGACCTGCTGGTGTCAGAGATGCAGAGACTCACCAAGTACCCGCTGCTGCTGGacaacatcataaaacacacagagggtgAGGAATGGCATAGATGGCATGAACACGAGAAAACTTGCCAAacaagaagacatttttaagatatccttgtttttttctctcatttagcTGGTGCATCAGACCTCCCCTCACTCCAGCGGGCCCAGGCGTGCTGCCGAGGCATACTGCAGGCCGTCAACGAAGTCGTCAGGGAAACAGAACACCGGCAACGCCTCAGCCAATACCAACGCAGGCTGGACGCTGCCCCTCAATTCAAGGTGCTCAAATACTTTCTTCTGGTTAACCTGTTCCTTCCTCGTTCACTTTGCTCATATTGTAACGAAAGCTACAGAACCGTGTCCAACAGAAGCTTTTCCCTTCTCTCTAACAGAATCTGGACTTCTCCACTAAGAGAATGATTCATGAAGGTCCTCTCACATGGAAAGTCAACAAAGATAAGCAGATAGGTCAGTACCTCTTTGAGGACACTTCAGATTTATTatagttttatgtttttctttagtttttcaatttagagaataaaaaaaagctaGGTGCAGCATCCAAGTCTTACACCTTTCATAAATGTGGGTGtgattttatctttatctttgttCGTTTTCTAAGTACTAAGTGTCTTTAAAAGTCTAGTTCTTAATTTTTTCACACCTAGTTTTAGGTTTAAGTTAACTTTCAGTACTTTTTATAATGATGCTGGGACATCTAATGTGCCATCAGTTTGGTTTCATACCCATTTAATCACACCTCTCCTTTTCCCTCCATCAGAGATTCAAGCACTGTTGCTGTCGGACTGCCTGGTCCTTCTGCAGAGGGGCCCAGATGACCGGCTGCAGCTCAGATATCCATCCCGCTGGCTGGGtggaggcggtggaggaggcGGAGACAGCAAGACCTCCTTCAGCCCTCTGGTGAAGCTGGACTCGCTGCTTGTCCGCTCAGTAGCTACAGGTAATGCTGTGGTAATATTTAATAAAGCAGATTTTAAAACTTAGCTTTTTTTTGTGGTGCTGATCTTGTGATTTCACTCCAGACAACAAAGCCCTCTACATCATCAGCACCACAGAGAGGCAGATCTACGAGCTGGTGGCCGGGTCGTCATCAGAGAAAAACACGTAAGCTCTTTTCTTAAACTCTTCATCTCACAGCGTTCGTACAAAGTCTTGTAGGTTTGGAAAGCttaattttaactgttttattttcaaggTGCCTGGAAGGAAATTTCTGCTTTTCAAACAGTTGACTgttgattttttgtttcacagctgGAAAGATTTACTTGAAAAGACCATCTCATCGGCAGGCGGTTCATCACCCCTGATCAATCATGGATCCATTCCTATATCGTTAGTAAATCTTCTGTCTGTGAATAATAAAGTGATGGAATTTGTTAACGTCTAAGACACGTTACGTATTATTCTATTACATGTCTTTtcatttgcttcttttcttctttttaaacatttattttcatcaccTTGCATATACttaatgtgtgttgtgtgtgtattttttgtagTTCACCCAGTCTACGCAGTGCGTCTCCAGTGTCAACTGGCAGTAATACGTATGCAGGTAAAAACCATTATAATGACCAGAATCTACTAATTTAACCGTACTCTATTTCGTTTCACAAATATTTGACAATCTCGCTGGCTGTAGCAAGgctttgattattattattatttttacccTTCAACTGTTTGAAATCTTCCAGACAACTCCTTGACGGAGCAGTCGGACTCCATGGAGACTCATTCCTCCAACGACGACATTGTGCTCTCAGCCAACTCTCCTTCGGACCaatcagaaagaaaagcagccgGTGTGGCAGAGGCCGCTTTACAAGACGGTGAGAAGGAACCACAAACTGTTCGATGTTATACTTGTGGTAACACTTTAGATCAAGGAACATACATTAACCATTAACTAGCTGCTTACTAGCCGTAGCATATTGGAGACATGCAGGCGTGCCCTTCACAAGCAGCCCGGTGGCAAATGCCGCCATGCCGTATTTTGATCTCAGTGTAAGTATATAAATAGCTTTTTAGTAACCAGCCtaatcttttttcattttgttgttttcatgcctCCGCAGTTGAAACACTGAGGCAGCTCATATTGCGGGATTTGGAAGAGGACGGTTGGAGCCACGATTCAGACGACACGCCCACTAACGAGACGGCCAACGAGAAGAGCTCGTTCACAGAAAGACAACGGCCAGAGTCTCTGGAGACAGTCCTCAACTTCAGCACCGACGAATGGGAGGCAGAGCCTGGGGAGGTCCCGCCACCTGAAGCTGAGCAGCCCAGCGTCCAGGTCGTGAGGAAAGGTAACGGATCAGATCAAGAAAAGCTTTTATATAGCCATCTTTGACTCTTCAGCAGGGCTGGCTGATCACTCTGAGGTCATGCAATTCTCAGATATAAATTTGAAAGTTATCAAGCATGAAGTTGTTTCCCTGGAGGTGAATATTTAGTGTTGATTGGTTGAACTCAGAGTGAATTCAGCTCATTgtgctttctgtttttggatTAAATCTGGGTGTCTTTGATGGCTGCCTTTCTTTGCATGTTTTTCTACACTCGGTGatctgttattttgttttctgagactttctctcttcttcttttgtctgcTTGCTTCTCACAACACGATCCACTTGCTCCAATATCAACATCTTCCCTCACTCTTTATCACTCCTTTTTCATTCACGTACAAAACACTTCTTTCTCTATCACACGTCTATCTTCTGTGCATAGCTGTGGTTGCgggtccttcttcttcttcctctgtcccTGACgacatcactgatgatgtcacccTCCCCTCCGACCAATCATCCAAGCCGAGAGGCGAGGCCACTGAGCAGGGTAATAAAGATAATAGATAAAGAATATCATCTATAATTAGAGTTGTTGTTAATTTTACTCACTGGCACACTTTCTGTTTGtcgtcacatttctgcactCCAGGGAACACTTTCTACTTAGTAATGCCtacagagcagggagagagcgTCACAGACGACCCCAACGACCCTCCCACCCCCACCGCCAGCCACTTCCCTCAGCCTCTGGAGGAAGTGATGTCAACACAGACGAAGCCAGACGAGGACACGCTAGCCTGCGGTCCTGAGcccgaccaatcagaggctaTGCAACtggaacaagaagaagaaacggGCCAGTCGCGGGCTGGGAACCAGAGCCATGTGATCAAAAATGTGGATGAGATTTTCCACACAATCGAGGGGTTGATGAGCAAGTTGCGGCAGCTGAAGGTGAGTTTGTGTTCAGGTGGCACCATGTCCATGAACGCAACCATATTTATACACCAGCTCAGGtgttttatttactattttatctgtctttgtcttcagtTTCCATCAGTTTCCTTGATTTGTTGTATTTAGGTTTTTTATCTGTCaatgtatattaaaaaaaatgagaaagacTTTGTGAACAGGGGTGGGAACCCATTAACAGCTGCAACCCTGCTAAGTTATTTAGGTTCCCCTCACACAAATGTATTAAACAAATGCATTAATGCCTATTGTAGAAAGTAGTTATTCATtagggcggctgtagctcaggagggAGCTTGGCTCCCCCGGTTGCGTGTCGACGTATCCTTTAGCACAAtgctgaaccccaaattgctcctgatgagcagttggcaccttgcattgCAGCCTCTGctcatcagtgtatgaatgtttgtgtgaatggttgaatgtgacaagtgttgtaaagcgctttgagcggtcagtggactggaaaagtgctatagaaatgcaagtccatttaccatttaccattaCTATTTCCATGATACTTGTGGTCCTCCATAGAAATGAGCCCTACCCCAACAACAGGCAACTAAGTGATCCACGGGGCCAAACATGTCTAAACAGTGGGATATTCTTGTATTTTTAACCCACACAGTATACAATAGCTTGTTGCCTGTTGAAGATTTTTCACCTCTCAGCAGCTGGCATAATTATGTTGATGTCTTTTCATGCCTTTGCAGGACATAGAGCAGGCCCATCACAAGCTTTTGAAAACCCTCAGAGAGCCGTCTGTCAATCAGGAGTCAGAGGACCGACAGTGTCCCTCAGCAACCGTCTCCAGAACACCATCTCTGGATCGCGGCTCAGGAGACGGTAAGGCGGAACTgaatttgctttttaaaaatgtataaaacagtAGCTGATTGTGcagttttatattattttctaaGCTAAAtaatatctttgttttcttaaacCAAACCAGGCAAAGAGGGCAGTCCAGCAGAGCCCAAGATTCAGTCGACAGGATTCTGAGCGGATTTACTTGCAGTCACTCAATCTTCATTCAGACGCACCCACATGAACCCACTGTCAGACTCGGGCACCGCAGCCCCGCCTCCCCTCGTCCCTGCATGCACAGGCCAGAGGAACAGAGCCCAGGAAGGACCAtggacgtttttttttttttaatgttgtgcgGGACAGACTCAACAGGATTTCTGAGGTCAGCACAAGCTCTGACTTCTACTGGAGCGCGCGGGAGTCGAGGGCGGAGCGAGGAAAAAAAGTATGAAGGAACAAAAAGGCAGAAGAAGACTGGTCGTCTGAcgaagagaaaggaaaagttGGAAGAATCGAAAGTGTAAAACAAATGTTGGATATTTGTGAAGGAAAATGAGTTGTATGTCTTGACTTGAAAGAGCTGGTTGAAGGAACGGAGCAGAAAAGTGTTGAAATGTTAATTTAAGGAAAAACCCGAGGGACCCATCACCCCTGCACTTTACCCACAATACATCCATCTGTCATGTACGTCCTCTACAGTGGACGGATCAGGGACTGGAGATGCCACTGGCCTCCGGGGGTACCCTCCCCCCTACATATGTTGCTTTACACTGAGTTCACCTGCCACCACGGCCGAAGGACTGTGTCTATATAATTCAGGTTATTTGCACTGGGTAAGGAAAccaatatcacacacacacacacacacacacacacacacacaaccatcaTTTAACCGTTTCATATCAGAGACACTACAGTTATTGTCATGTTGCAGCAACACTGACATACTCACATTCATCTTTAAGCCTTCTGTTAAGCTACACGATTGCTGCTTGGAAGCATCGGTGCAACATTTTGATCACTGCGTGgttcatgttcatttttaaGTTCTGGAAACACTACTGCGCTGTTTACTACTGAAATGCTGgcaggtttttattttcagcGCTGCTTCAGAGGCGTACAGGGATCTCAGCGATTTCAAAGCTCAGTGGATTCACACAGCTGTTCTGACCATGTGAAGTTGTTTAGGGTGACATTTGGGAGAATCttggtggggggggggttgtgGTTGAAGACGGGCAACATTGACGACGAGCGAGTGGAAACAGAACAAATACAGATTCAAACTAAAACTTGAATTTTCACCGAAGACCTGTTTGTCATTCAATCGAGCCGCTGCCAAATATCACCGCTGACATTGCCTGTCTACACTTTAAGGTTTGACTGTGCGTCCTTTAGCCCCTCTCTCCGGTGTGTCATGCGTGTAAATACCACGGTAAATACTGTGAACCAGCAAAGTATCCCTTCTCCCATCACAACGGTCATACCATGCAAAGTGTTTATATCCATGTAGCCCATATCCAAAGCCATTTAAAGAATTGTGCTCTTTACCAAGTAGCTTTCCAGAGAGACACAAACCCCCTCCTTGCACAGAACAACTTATATTTACTGGGGAAAgctttgtaaaatgtaattttccaaACTCAAGTTTACGCACATGGTCCAAGTCAAAAATGATAACTGCTATATGCAACTGGTCTGTGATCGCAGCACAGTTGGAAGAAGGAAAAATGAATTTGAAGGAATGGTTTGACTTCTGGGAAATGCGCTTATTTGCAGAGATCGATACTACTTTCATGTTTGTACTGTAAATACAAAGCTATCCCCAGCAGCTtcttagcttaacttagcataaagactggaaacagggagaattagttagcctggctctgtcttaCACCATTTGTACAACAAAATTATTGTGCATATGAAGGGTTTTTAAGTGCACGTAAACCCTTTAAAAATAGGGAAGTGACTTCTTTCCTATTGACAGTAGACAAGTttacctgtctgttttttttgtgtcacGTTCAACGTCATGAACAAGCtagaaaacagggaacagtggAAAGAAGCATCAaatacctcatcagactgcatCCAGAAGACGTTAAAACTTATTCAGAGTTAGTCACACATTTTCCCCgcagctgatgatggaagtagcAAACAAGTGAGCCATCTCACTTTTCATATCTCAGAGATTTGCACAAGCGCTGTACTGATTGGGCAGCCAGCAGGGATCTAGTACTGGCATGAAGACCAGAGTCAAAGTTACAATAGTTTAtctttaatatcttttacttaAGTTTCTCTTTCAGACTTGAGGTTGACGTAAGTTATTACCTCTGTATGCAGATGATACCTAACTTTATATCACAAATTTTTGTAACTCTCTTGCTGAagctctttaaaggtgcactatgtaattttgaggaaggtttttttaatcagaagagaaattgTCATTgacaataaattattttatgcctaaacaaactaaataaacaaactgaccttaaaggacaacacagtttcatactgttttactttgtctatatttggcggacccttCCACCTTACTAGTTTTAaactgttctggggaccttattttcctctgagaacagcttgtaaaaaatctgagtttgtaATATTAccccattaatattgtaaatattgaaattcagagtttgaatttcttcttctccacaactttatagtgctcctttaacaccGATTAAACAGTGTCCGTAACATCAGGGCATGTCACAGCATAATGCCAGAAAACGGGCGAATGTTAGCACATCAAGTCATGTTTCAACATTGCTGATTGTAGCTGGAGCTGTgaatgaatgctgattgtaccctttaccattgaagacaaaagcctgATGTTAGTGGGGGGGGTTTCAGTGTAAAAGGGATCTAAGGATTAAATAATACACCTACCAGCGACTCTAAattcaccagttaagacattGTATCTTAGTTCCTCATAAAACCAGTGTATTGTTTgtattaaacaaatgagatatatTGTGTTAATTAGCTTCAGAAGAGCTGTTAGGCAGATATTGATACCTTtagacagagccaagctagctgtttccccgtttcaagtctttatgtaaagctaagctaagctaaccagcgGCTCGTTCCAGCGACGTACTAAACATGACAGCGGTACCGATCTACTCATCTAACACTGTAAGAATGCACAtaagtttgttttctgaaatgtggaGCTATTCCTTTAACTATTTTTGGATCATATGTAGAagtaattaaatattttgtacGCCTTGGTTGAGGCACGTG
This is a stretch of genomic DNA from Pagrus major chromosome 10, Pma_NU_1.0. It encodes these proteins:
- the arhgef11 gene encoding rho guanine nucleotide exchange factor 11 isoform X2, whose product is MSLRQPTSTLDRAANKKNAHLFRLSSLTIGDSERKSSATQQREPTADITAESTGGPGLVQRCVVVQKDQLGFGFTVCGERVKLVQNVRPGGAAVKAGVQEGDRIIKVNGSLVSSMSHQEVVKLIKSGTYVALTLQGPPPSTAALPLEPLPTDLSPNQRTSLGGEAPPPPPPPLPSGPSSTPSQRITGPKPLQDPEVQKHATQILRKMLEQEEAELQDLMEEQLKNPSPSLEERIESAKRRAHQVRVKIQQDLEGTRSESVTSYVIAGEGRLSMDSSEGDMEAFESPHSSPSSSFRTPQHRRQNSDTHTLSDLSGKAQIIGPEEEDEENDGYAFNEMDGPFQDIELLKSRPAHMAVFMRYVFTQLLDPNPLLFYLTVEAYLGSSPKDARALAPQICSHFLDPDAPLKIKVREEYLTDIENRLHAQEDIRGPLSELQQQVLPDIQDQIQDYRNKQMIGLGSLFGEGDLQQLDGDPVKERQVVDRQVTALWEILSKHEEDRSSPLASAVLLYLRHSGIKLRDSKVFPGLSTEKEKWLAFLKTKKLTGTKKEKDGEDKKRNPILKYIGKPRNTSQSTFHVPLSPTEVRPGSVRNIIQQFENNTDTVGEEGGDAADVQRLSSSSLGEDSMDSPTVLVRLARSESLKAQGEGRRRGVVSGTESVPRSRSDVDMEDCGEEREGPGLRPLQHSASSSASSSSARSLENPTPPYTPRSRRRSVDSPLALLPDTAALEEEVCDGQNWQDTVPPQLLATLSPREVDRQAVIYELFTTEASHLRTLRVLDQVFFQKMRSVLNSDELACIFPNLPQVYELHASLCEAMKKRRETPIVQDIGDVMLARFEGAAGDEFQEQASQLCSQQSQALELIKNKQRKDPRFAHIIQECEASPHCRRLQLKDLLVSEMQRLTKYPLLLDNIIKHTEAGASDLPSLQRAQACCRGILQAVNEVVRETEHRQRLSQYQRRLDAAPQFKNLDFSTKRMIHEGPLTWKVNKDKQIEIQALLLSDCLVLLQRGPDDRLQLRYPSRWLGGGGGGGGDSKTSFSPLVKLDSLLVRSVATDNKALYIISTTERQIYELVAGSSSEKNTWKDLLEKTISSAGGSSPLINHGSIPISSPSLRSASPVSTGSNTYADNSLTEQSDSMETHSSNDDIVLSANSPSDQSERKAAGVAEAALQDVETLRQLILRDLEEDGWSHDSDDTPTNETANEKSSFTERQRPESLETVLNFSTDEWEAEPGEVPPPEAEQPSVQVVRKAVVAGPSSSSSVPDDITDDVTLPSDQSSKPRGEATEQGNTFYLVMPTEQGESVTDDPNDPPTPTASHFPQPLEEVMSTQTKPDEDTLACGPEPDQSEAMQLEQEEETGQSRAGNQSHVIKNVDEIFHTIEGLMSKLRQLKDIEQAHHKLLKTLREPSVNQESEDRQCPSATVSRTPSLDRGSGDGKEGSPAEPKIQSTGF
- the arhgef11 gene encoding rho guanine nucleotide exchange factor 11 isoform X4 — encoded protein: MSLRQPTSTLDRLSSLTIGDSERKSSATQQREPTADITAESTGGPGLVQRCVVVQKDQLGFGFTVCGERVKLVQNVRPGGAAVKAGVQEGDRIIKVNGSLVSSMSHQEVVKLIKSGTYVALTLQGPPPSTAALPLEPLPTDLSPNQRTSLGGEAPPPPPPPLPSGPSSTPSQRITGPKPLQDPEVQKHATQILRKMLEQEEAELQDLMEEQLKNPSPSLEERIESAKRRAHQVRVKIQQDLEGTRSESVTSYVIAGEGRLSMDSSEGDMEAFESPHSSPSSSFRTPQHRRQNSDTHTLSDLSGKAQIIGPEEEDEENDGYAFNEMDGPFQDIELLKSRPAHMAVFMRYVFTQLLDPNPLLFYLTVEAYLGSSPKDARALAPQICSHFLDPDAPLKIKVREEYLTDIENRLHAQEDIRGPLSELQQQVLPDIQDQIQDYRNKQMIGLGSLFGEGDLQQLDGDPVKERQVVDRQVTALWEILSKHEEDRSSPLASAVLLYLRHSGIKLRDSKVFPGLSTEKEKWLAFLKTKKLTGTKKEKDGEDKKRNPILKYIGKPRNTSQSTFHVPLSPTEVRPGSVRNIIQQFENNTDTVGEEGGDAADVQRLSSSSLGEDSMDSPTVLVRLARSESLKAQGEGRRRGVVSGTESVPRSRSDVDMEDCGEEREGPGLRPLQHSASSSASSSSARSLENPTPPYTPRSRRRSVDSPLALLPDTAALEEEVCDGQNWQDTVPPQLLATLSPREVDRQAVIYELFTTEASHLRTLRVLDQVFFQKMRSVLNSDELACIFPNLPQVYELHASLCEAMKKRRETPIVQDIGDVMLARFEGAAGDEFQEQASQLCSQQSQALELIKNKQRKDPRFAHIIQECEASPHCRRLQLKDLLVSEMQRLTKYPLLLDNIIKHTEAGASDLPSLQRAQACCRGILQAVNEVVRETEHRQRLSQYQRRLDAAPQFKNLDFSTKRMIHEGPLTWKVNKDKQIEIQALLLSDCLVLLQRGPDDRLQLRYPSRWLGGGGGGGGDSKTSFSPLVKLDSLLVRSVATDNKALYIISTTERQIYELVAGSSSEKNTWKDLLEKTISSAGGSSPLINHGSIPISSPSLRSASPVSTGSNTYADNSLTEQSDSMETHSSNDDIVLSANSPSDQSERKAAGVAEAALQDVETLRQLILRDLEEDGWSHDSDDTPTNETANEKSSFTERQRPESLETVLNFSTDEWEAEPGEVPPPEAEQPSVQVVRKAVVAGPSSSSSVPDDITDDVTLPSDQSSKPRGEATEQGNTFYLVMPTEQGESVTDDPNDPPTPTASHFPQPLEEVMSTQTKPDEDTLACGPEPDQSEAMQLEQEEETGQSRAGNQSHVIKNVDEIFHTIEGLMSKLRQLKDIEQAHHKLLKTLREPSVNQESEDRQCPSATVSRTPSLDRGSGDGKEGSPAEPKIQSTGF